AAATTTGCCAAGTTTATTGCTTATCTTCCTTTTGGTTTGTGTGTTCCATTTTCATAAGCTTTGTTACTTGTGATGTCTTCCATCAATTGCAATGTTGCATCCATTCTTTACTCTGGTGGTAGGATGTAAACTAGCAGAATTATGCAAGTTCACATGTTTGCTAGCTCTGCTCATTTCCTGGAATAACTACACATCATTTCATGATTCATTAACCTATGTTTCTTTTCATTGATAGGTTCTGAAGAGGGCACTAGAGGTATGGGACCTCCAATTTATCCCCATGTATTCCCAAGCTGCAGCGGGATCCCAATCCAAGCCTGAACTGGAAACTGCCTTCATCTGCCACTTCCAGAATCACTGGTTCTGCATTAGGAACGTGGATGGGGAGTGGTACAACTTCGATAGTCTGTATCCGGCCCCTGAGTACCTCTCTCAGTTTTTCCTCTCAGATTACCTTGACAACATGAGGGGTCCTGGCTCAAACATCTATGTGGTAAGGGGCACTTTCCCCAGGGACTGCCCTTCTGATAACAACGATTTTGGCCAGTGGCTGCGTCCTGAGGAAGCCAAGATCATTACACATTCACGCTTCAAGGCTCAGCAGAAACAACAGAGCAACACTGCTATAGTGATGGCCTCGAGGAGGTATCTCACAGTGGGGGTAGCCGCTGGCTTGAGGGGCCTTGAAGTTCCAGGCACCAAGACTGAAGTACCTCGTCAGCAACCTTACGAAGAAAAGGACATGACTATGATGCAAGAGGAGGGTGATGACGACCTGAAGGCGGCAATAGCTATTAGCTTGATGCCATTTGAAGCTCCAGCGACCAGTTCTCAACCAGCCGAAGAAGAGAGAAATTTGAAAGATGCGCTCAGCAAGGACACCACCATGGAGGAACCTGGCTCCAGCAACTCTGAAGGGCCAGTTAAAGAAGGTTGTTAGGATGCCATCTTTCTTCATCTACATAGGAGCATTCTGAAGCGCGAAAAAATAGTTTCCATTGGCTGGAGCGGTTATTGTGAACTTGTGATATGTTGTAATGATCTAGAATGCTGGATTGAACCTGTGGGGGCGATGATATTTACATACAAGTGTTGAACTTGAGTTAAGAAAGCAGCATCGCGGGGATGGACGCGCGCCAGCCCACCCCCGGCGTCTGCGCCGCCACGCCCTTTGCCGGCGACCTGCCGTCCGCCCCGGCTCTCTCCGCGGCCCCTCCGGCGGCGGTGCCCCGGCCCCTCACGCCCTCCCTCCCGCCCTCCCCCGCTCCTCGCGCGGTCGGCGTTCAGTGGGCGGATGTGGCTGCGGAGGAGGATCTCGCGGACGCCGTCGCAGCTGCGGCCGACGCCCTCCTCCCTCCCCGGCGTTTCGGTGACCGATTGGCGGAGGCCGTCGCCACGGCTCCTCTCGCGGCTCCTCTGGCCGGGGATGTGATCCCCCCTCCGGGATTCCTCCACGCAGACCCCCTGCCGCTTCCTTCCCTGCTCCCCCTCCCCCGTCCCTTGCAGCGCGGCGGCCTCCGCCCGCTTGCACCACCTTCCCCATCTCCCCCTGGTGCTGGCAATGGTACCAGTCGTCGGGGACGTGGGGCCCGGTCCTCGAACTGGGGGGTGGCCGGACGGGCCGATCTCGGGACGGCGGCGCTCTCGTGGCGGCTCTCGGCTAGCTCCCGTCGTCCGCCTCGGCTGGAGCTGCCCCTCCCCGGCGTGGCTCCGCCAACCGCCGTCGGAGGGGGCCCTAAGTTCCGCGCTTTCCGGCCAATCGCGGCGGTGTCGCGCTCCCCTCCGGCGTCGGCGGCGCGGCCGTCGCAGGTGGAAACCCTTCCCTCCCTCCACGCTCCCGTGCATGTTGGGTTGGGCCAACTTGGGCCTTGTGGGCCGTCCAAGTCGGGGGGTATCCTCCCCTCTCCTTGGCCTGCCCCAGTTGGGCCGGCCCGAGCTAGTCCTCGTGGGCCTCCCCTCGATACGAGCCCGTCCCAGCGCCCTTCCTTAGGGTTATCGCTGGCCGCTGGCCCTCCACCCCAGCCCCGCCCCGCACCCTCTCCGCCGCCACCCCTCCCCCTCCTCGCGCCCTCCCCTGCACCGCCCCCAACATCGGCCGTGTCTCGGGTCCTGCCCTCCGCCGCCGTCTACCTGCCGCCCATGGCCCGCGATGCCGGTGATGGAGAGCCGCGCCCGAAGCGCCACGCGCCGGGCCGCGACGTGGCATCTCACCCGTCGCCTGACGGTTCGCGTCGGGAGACTGCGCTCCGGGACGCGCTGGTGCGTGACAAGGCGGCCGCACCATCCGAGGATGGCGACTGGCGCTCCTCTCGCCAAAGGGACCGTTCCCCCTCCTCCTGGCGTGGCCGCGGTCGGGACAGGGACCGCCCGTCCCCCCGCCGATCCCGCTCACCGCCCTGTTCTGGTCGGTCTGAGGTCTCCCCTCCTCGGCGCTACGATCCTCCTCGCCGTCTAGCCCAGTTCCCACCGACCGGCTCCAACAACAACGGCGACAACCGCAATGGGCGCGGCGCTtttgctaagaagaagaagaagcgcggaGCGCAATCCCAGCTCGGAGGTCCGGCCTCCTCGGTCACTCACCCGCCTGTGGCAACGGCCCCTCCACCGGCCGTGTCGGCGGCAACCTGCTTCAACTGTGGGGTGGCCGGACACTGCCAGGTCGAGTGTACTCGGCCTCTGGCCTGCTCCCGTTGCTCGCGGACCGATCATCCTGCCGCGCTGTGCCCCGATCACCAGCCCATTGGAGTCCTTGGGCTGTTCGGTTATGCGCTTGACGACTTGGGCTTCTTCCAGATGGACCTCCCCGAGACCCAGGTGGCTCCGCCCATGTCCGCGCTCATCTCTGTCCTGGATGGCAAGACAGCGTCCCCGGCCATCATCTCCGACGAGCTTCGCCACCTGTTCAACCCGGACTGGGATTGGGAGGTCACCCCAATCTCGGACCGGGAGTTCATGGTGGTCTTCCCCGACCCCGTGAGCCTTCGGTATGGCACGCACAGCGCCAGGCTCATGCTCGCCCTCAACCAGCTCTCCGTTCGCATCTCGGTCCCCGCGGTGAATCCTCTCGCCGTGGCCACCCTGTCCACGGTCTGGGTGCAGATTCGTGGGCTCCCGACGCCTGCCCGCGACGAGGGGGTTCTTCGGGGCTTGTCCCGTCTGTTGGGCAAGTTTGTGGCAGTGGACGGTGCATCTCTGCCTAAAGGCCCGGCGGTACGGCTACAGATCAAAGCCCCCGACCCATCCAAGCTCAAGACGACGATCCGCATGTTCTTCAACGATGTCGGCTACGACCTGCACGTTTTCGTTGAGGGTGGGACTCCCATTGATCCCCTCAACTCGGAAGCGGGCGGCGAGGTGGCTCCTGGATCTGGTGGGGATGCTGCTGCTCCGGGCTCCCCTCGGGACCCTCACCGTCGCTCCCCCCACTCTGAGGCCTCGGATGACGTCTCGTCTGACTCGGAGGATGGGGGGCCGCCTGCTGGCTCCTCGCATCCCTCGACCACGCACAGCATGGGTCTTGGCACGTCTGATGTCGAGCCCGCTGACGCCTGTGAGGATATCGCGGCGATCGCGGCCATGCTCGACAAGGCCGCCACCCTCCCTCCTGGCACTACTCTCCCTCCACCCTTCTTGCCTCCGCTGTCAGTCTCGGAGGGGGAGGAGAGCGAGGTCAGCCGGGGGAGCATGGAGGTGCGCCCCCCTTCCTCTCCGCGGCTGGTATCCCCGATGCTGGGCCGGGAGGACTCCCTGGTGCCGTCGCCCCCTGTGTCCCCGGTGGCCCCTCCCCCTCCCCGTCGGCCCGGCTCCCGAGATCTCGGGGCCGCCCTCGATCGGCCTCTACCCCGGTCTCTTCTGCCCGGAAGAGTGCCAGGCTCGGGGCGGCGTCGGGTCTTACTGGGGCGTCCCCGAACACGGTGGAGAAGGCTTCGCGACGTGCAGCTGTCCGCAACCTTGATCCAGGTCCGTCTACCTCCCAAGCCCCCTGTTCTGATCTCGTTGATTTCTGCGATGCATCCTTCTCCGCTCTGGCCGGGGTCCCCCTTGGACACCTTGCCAAGGTTGCGGCTGACTCGGCCATTGTGTTTCGTGGTGAGAAGGGTCCGGCTCTTGAGCAACTTGCGTCCCTCCAGGCTAAAGAAATTCTGGAGGGCCACCTCGCGGCCACTAGGGCTCGTGAGGCGGCTGCACCCGCGAAGGTCCCGTCCCCTCCACCTCGCCGTCCTCGTGGGCGTGCCCCTCCTGGGGCCGATCTTGGCGAGGTTCGTGGCCGTACTCGGTCCCGCACTGCTCAACTCCGCCGCGCCCTTAGCGCTGCTTCCACTGTGGGGTCCAGGGAGGACCCATTAGGCGAGTAATCATGCGTGCTCTTTTTTGGAACCTGCGgggtttcggtcatgctggccgccGCAGGCAGCTCATAGAGTACATGCGTGAGGAAGCAATTGATGTGGTGGCGATTCAAGAAACCATGCGCACTGAATTCTCCCTAGTGGAGCTCGAGCGCCTTAGTAGACATCTCTTCGCCTGGCACTGGCTACCGTCTAGTGGAGTGACCGGTCACTCCGGTGGCATCCTTttaggtgtgaaggatgccacctttgaggtgggctCCATGGACCGTGGATCCCACTTTGTTAGTATGGAAGTCTGGGAACGTGACGTAAACTTTAAATGGGAGATCATTATAGTTTATGGTCCGGCTGTCCACAGCCGTTCCGCCGCCTTCCTGGCAGAGCTCCATGCCAAGATCTCCTCTACGACCCTCCCGGTTGTGGTTGGAGGCGACTTCAACCTCCTCCGATCCGCGGAGGAGAAGAGTAACGCCCGGGTGGACTTAGCTGAGATGCGTCGTTTCAATGACTGGGTGGCGGACTTGGGCCTCCGCGAGTTAGATAGGGTCGGGGCACGTTTTACCTGGACCAACCGACAGGTCTCCCCGACCCTTAGCGTGCTTGACCGGGTGTTTATCTCCCCGGACTGGGAACTTCGGTTCCCTTTGGCATCCCTCCAGGCCATCACCCGTATTGGCTCGGACCACGTCCCCCTCCTCCTAGCCTCTAGGGATGAACGGCCGCGCCCTCCCCCGCGGTTTCGCTTCGAGAACTTTTGGCTTCGACAACCCCACTTTATGGACGGGGTCcaagagcactgggctgcagctcgcGCTGAGCCCCATAGACAGATGTCTATTCTTGATGAATGGCATCACTTATCCAAACGATCCCGACAGTTCATGAAGGGTTGGGGGCGAACTTCGGACGCGACCTTCGGGTACAGAAGGCGTCCCTCCTTGAGGAGATCCGGACCCTTGACCTTCGCGCTGACATCACAGGGAtctccgcggaggaatggatgcatAGATATAGCTTGGAGGACTCCCTCATGGAGATATACT
The sequence above is a segment of the Triticum dicoccoides isolate Atlit2015 ecotype Zavitan chromosome 1A, WEW_v2.0, whole genome shotgun sequence genome. Coding sequences within it:
- the LOC119281677 gene encoding ataxin-3 homolog — protein: MEAKTGNSGMLYHELQVRQLCGLHALNAALQGPFFSEGDLLEIAADLDAREREVMYRAGGVGAGDFLAEGQGSHNVSDNGDFGVEVLKRALEVWDLQFIPMYSQAAAGSQSKPELETAFICHFQNHWFCIRNVDGEWYNFDSLYPAPEYLSQFFLSDYLDNMRGPGSNIYVVRGTFPRDCPSDNNDFGQWLRPEEAKIITHSRFKAQQKQQSNTAIVMASRRYLTVGVAAGLRGLEVPGTKTEVPRQQPYEEKDMTMMQEEGDDDLKAAIAISLMPFEAPATSSQPAEEERNLKDALSKDTTMEEPGSSNSEGPVKEGC